The region GTATGACATCAAAATCATTCTTGGGGACTTTAACGCCAAAGTCGGTATGGATCCAGTGTACCGCCATTACACTGGACTTCACAGTCTACACGAGCACAGCAATGACAATGATAGCAGGTTGATCAACAAAGCCACGTGGGTAACCCCAAATGGAGCCACATCCAACCGATAGACTCGGATCACTATGTGGTTGGTTTAGAGATCCGATGCCGAATAGCTTGCACCCGAGAAACGGATAGAAACAACACGCAAACTCGATACAATACGGCATCCCTGAAGAACAGCAATGTCCTAGCAGGTAGATATGAACTTGCTCCTGCCACCGAGCTTGGAGGAAACACGAAAGGCCATCCGTCGGCTGAAAAATAAGAAGGCACCCGGAACCGACGGAATAGAGGCCGAGCTGGTCAAATATGGAGGTGTAGCCCTAGAAAAGGAGATTCATCAAGTGATTGCTGGGGTATGGGATAGCGAGGTTATGCCGGAGGAGTGGTGTACAGGCGTAATCTATCCCATATTCAAGAAGGGAGATAAGTTAGACTGCAATAACTACAGGGGTATTACGGTGTTGAAGACTGTCTATAAGATATTCTCCCTTATCCTTCAGGACAGACTTGACCCATACGCCGACGAGATAGTTGGTAAGAGATGATTCCGCGAGGGAGTTCCACCACTGATCAAATATTCACCAATAGGCAAGTCCTAGAAAAGATGATAGAATTCAAGAGAAGCACGCACCATCTCTTCATCGACTTCAAGACTGCCTACGATAGCATAGCCAGGGTAAAATTGTATGATGCCATGAGAGCCTTTGAGATACCGTCGAAACTGATCAGGTTAGTAAGAATGACTATGACCAACGTTACATGCCAAGTAAAGGTGAACTCTCAAGGAAGTCTAAGACTGTCCGATGTAGCGCAAGCCTACATACGGATAGAGCAAGCGGCAAAAGACCTCGGATTGCAGGTCAACGAGGCCTAGACCAAGTTTATGATGGCACCATCAGCGGCCCGACAAGCTATCGTACTAATAGGTGACAAAAAGTTCGAAGTCGTCGAGAGCTTCACCTACTTAGGGTCAAGAGTTAGCACCGATAATGAAATAAACCAAGAGATTCGCGCCTGAGAAAACTAATCCACTCCAAAAACCTGTCCAGAATGATCGAAGCCCTCTTATCCGCGATCGAGAGGAGAGTACTCAAAAGGATATTTGGCCCCGTATGTGAGGAGGGACGATGGAGAAGCCGATACAACGCCCGGCTTCGGTGGGCTGGGCATGTCatgagaatggcagacgacgacccagCCCGTAAAGTCTCCTTAGGCCTTCCGGATGGACAGGAGGTGGAGTGGAAACGGGAGGTTGGGACGCGGTCGCGGACTTACGGAAACGTTAAGTTAAGGTAAAGATTATAAGTACGTGTTCCGGGCCCATTaaatgaaacgaatgaaattaCCCCTCTCGATGACGACTTTCTTTGTCTTAACTTAACAGAAAAACCacttttttcacgattttcactCCAATTCcgtgtttgttttcaaaaacGATTTGAAAACCGCCTCTAGCCACCTCTAGCCGGTTCAAAGCCAAGCAAAACCGTCTCCAGCCGTCTCCAGCCGTCTccagccgactgtagccgactgtagcagGATATAGCCAGCTATAGCAGGATGTAGCCGACTGGAGGCGGCTTCGAGCAATTTGAGCGCGTCAAGGTGGCTGCTCTGAAAAATGACGTCACATCTTTTCGAAAATGCTTTCGAAAATCGTTTCGAAATTATGACGTTTAGGTCTTTTCCCCCACGTTTTTGCAAAGGAAACAAGCTAGGAGAGTTCCGGGCTAATTTCGGCTTGTTAAAATGAAGTAAATTTCTTCCCATCAGTATCATTGTTTCCTACCATGACTCGACGTTATCCTAATTGTGTCGTTTTTTATTTGCAGGATCGGACTGTGCGCATTCAGTGGGTTCAAAATCTACCCCGGTAGTGGCAAGACCCTGGTGAAGGCTGACGGTAAGGTGAGTGTCTGCCAATCGGTTGCGGGACGCTCcgataataaaataatgatttgaTAGAAATGGTTCGAATGGTTCCTTTTTACAGACACATGTCTTCCTGAACAAAAAATGTGAACGCTCGTTTTTGATGAAGCGCAATCCGCGCAAGGTGAAGTGGACGGTGCTGTACCGCCGCAAGCACAAGAAGGGAATCGTGGAGGAAGCGTCCAAGAAACGGACGCGCCGCACGCAAAAGTTCCAACGTGCTATTGTCGGTGCTTCTATCACGGACATCATGGCTAAGCGAAACATGAAGCCAGAAGTCCGTAAGGCGCAGCGTGAACAAGCCATCAAGTGAGTATTGTCCACAAACGGCACAATAATGCCCGTCACATGGCCGACTGGTGGCCAATGCATAAATGCACCAGTTCCGGCAGATTAGGCGGGCGAAAAAATGCTAATCCTCCATTGCGTTCACCTGCTGCTACCATGGTGCAGCTCTATGATGCGCCGCTATTGATGCAGCTGTCTTTACAAATGGGACATTTCCTCGCTTCCAAGCAGCGGCTTCATTACGCCTATTGGCTACACCATATACTCATTATTGTCCGGTTTTTATTTCTGTCCAGGGTCGCCAAGGACGCCAAGAAGGCGAAGcaggtggagaagaaggtgaagacgCAACCGAACCCGAAGCAACAGAAAACTAAGGCTACCAAGGTATCGCAGAAAGCTGCACCGCGTGTCGGAGGCAAGCGATAAAAAAGTGGCACCTCTTGGTGTGCTTCGTGTCTGATCGAATGTTGATCATTCAGCAATCTTAGCTTTTGCCGCATGTACAACAAACGTATCGGAAATATGAAATAAGAATTCAGCCTCATGCTGTACTATGTGGTTGTAAAGAAACGTTTTGTTTAATTCATGAATTTGATGTATCACGTATGAAAGAAAAGATTCGTAAGGATAGCGGTTTTCACTTGAAACCTTTAATAATCTTTACAGGCTAttcagtttttctttccacaaATGATTCAAATTCCATTTTACCAGTCGTTAAAAGATATATTTTTCGTTCTTCATTCGAGGAATGAGGGGTAAGACGACAGTGAGCAATATTTATATACATtagtgaaacaaaaaccattgaAGAGACATTTGCTGGAGGTAGCAATCGTATTGTAAGTAGTTTTCAAAGTGGCATTTTTTCGAATTTAAAGCAAACCGCTTGTGAAATTAATGTTAATTCTGAAACAGTCTATTATTTCCTTCTTCGGCGAGATTAGAGATTTTCGGCGCGTTGTGCTTTTACAACTCATCCTTTGTGGGCGATCCTCCAGAGCGAAGAAATTTGAGCATGTCTTGGGCAGTACGTTTACCCTCGTAATTGCGTCGAAATTGTCCTTCTCGGAAGAACTTCAATGTTGGGTAGCCACGAATATCGAATCGCTCCGCGGCTTTCGTGTGCACTGTGCAATCTAGAGCAGCGACCTTGGCCgatattttttcttctgccaATAGTTGGGCGGCCTTTGCAAACTCAGGTTTCATATTTTTGCAATGACCACACCATGGCGCATAGAACATAATCAGAAGGCTGGGTTCCCGCTTGATTACCTCTTCAAAGTTACTGTCCGTCAGTAACAATATTTCGTTAGAACCTTGGAAATCACCGAACGGTTCTATTGTTTTCTCACTCTTTTTCGGTGCGGCGTCTGGGTCTTTAAGAAAGCTAATGAAATCTGTTTCCGTACGATCACCGTTATACTCGCGAACAGTTTTCAGATAGCTAAAGTATTTGATGGTCGGATATCCACGAACTTCAAACGATGCACAAAGCGTGCTGTAACGAGTGCAATCAACTGCTGCTAGCTCTGTTTTGGGATCATCCTTAAAATGTTCGGCGGTTCGCGTGAATTCTGGTTTTGCCCTTTTACAGTGACCACACCctaaaaaagaagcaaagatCATTTGGATTCTATCAATCaaattattcatcatccatcgttGGCAGCTTTGTCCTTACAAGGGGCATAAAACATCACTAAaacgtgtttcttttttttcaaaaaaggtTTAAAAGTTTCATCGTTCAGATGGACTACATCGGAAGGTTCATCCTCCCATGGTGCCtcgggggctggtggtggtggaggttccGTAGGGTTCTGAAAGATTAGAAACGTTTTCATTCGACGATTCACCGTTTGTTCCCACATTTGGTCTTACCTGCATAAATTCGATAATTTTGTTCGCTTCGCGCACGTTTACATCGAATTTGAAATCTCCATTACTGAAGTACTTGACCGTAGGATAACCTTTAACCCCAAACTGTTGCCCAATTGATGGCTCTTTCGTGGCGTCTAAAGCGGCCAGCACACCTGGAATGTTCTTCGCTTTCATAATTTCAGCTGCTTTTTCGTACTCTGGTTTCATCTTTTTGCAGTGACCACACCATGGTGCATAGAACATCACCAGCACAGATCGTTCGTCTTTGAGTGCTGGTTCAAAATTACTCGACGTTAGATGCACAATCTCTGAATTACTTTCAGAAGACCAATCCTGTTCCTTTTGTTTGGTGGGAGGTGGAGCGgatggatttttcataaaagCCACAATCCCGGCACGATTGTTTTCCCCTTCGAACGTGTGCTTCATACGACCGTTTCTGTAATGTAAGGTATCAAATCGTCAGCCACCTACATTATAGTCACAGTTGCCAAGCTGAACATACTCATAGTAAAGTAATGTTGGAAATCCCGTAATGTTGTACTGCTTGCGGATAATGGAGTTTTCGGGCCGATTCACGTCAATTGCGGCCAAAACGTAACGACCCTTCAGATCCGTTGCAGCGCCAGAGAATTCCGGTTTCAGCGTTTTGCAGAATCCACACCATGGCGCGTAGAACATGACGAGTGTTGGcttgatttcttttttaaggAATTTCCCTAAAGCCTAAGGGTAAAGGATTAGCTTTAGTTTTCCAAACCGCTTTTAGTGCCCGACAACGATTCTTACCACCGCATCCGGAACATGCACAACATCAGACCCGACCGCGTCTTCTTCCCATGGCAGATCACCGGTAGGATCTCGCATAAAGTTCACAATACTGATCGCGGTTGCTTGCCGATCGTAGTCCTTATGGTAGTCACCATCTTTGAAGTGCTTTAGCACAAAGGGAACCGGGTGTGCCTTGAGCtttttacagatttttttgATCTCTGAATTGTTGCAGTCGAACTGGACGAGCGTACCTTGCCCTTTTACTGTTTCGGCGGCTTCCCGGAATGATGAGATGATCGCCGTGTTCTCCTTAGTGCCGGCCACAAACAGAATCAGAACGTTTGTTTTAGTACGGAACAGTTTTTTCAGTTCCTTCATTTCGATAATACTGTCGATAACTGCACTTTTCTGTGTTTTGGAATGTACGAGACAAGAAGCGCCCATCACGGCAATCTGTAGGGGAAAAAATCAGCAATATCTTGAATGTATTCCGACCTCATCCGGTCTGCAGAGGTCAAAGAACTTACGATAAAGATAGACAGAATCAGCCTCATGTCGCCCGGCTCATTAAAGTACCGTTgcgtttctcaaaaccaatttttccaattttgctCTGGGAGTTCTCTAAACaactttccactttttttttgataaccGGCGATATAAGCACCAGGTGAAGTCATTTGCTCGgtgccatattggatttttgcCTTGGTTCAGTGGCTGTCAATACATGTTTAtcaaatcgacagaaagcctttggtgatacgaaggaaatccggaaattttcaatggttttatcaggtatagTATCGCGGTTGCtcatttaaatgattcatactctttcttttcaacaaacgagcgcTTACGGGGATCCGTGGGACACCGTTTCCAGCGAGCCGCCGGTAGCGCCCAAATCATCAGTGCTGCCTGGCGAAGGGATTGGAAACTTTactttttacacttttagaataagaattcttaaaaaaattaaaaaattgaaCCTTCGAAAAGGGTTTCTTACTCCAAAAATCGAAGCAGCATCTCTGATTGCCtcatttttctaattaaaattttgGTTAAAACACTGCATTTTCCCAACAATCATTACCGTGTGGACGAAGGGCAGCTTGTCAATGGGATGTTTTTGTGTTGCAGCGGTTGATGTGGACTTAATAATTATTTTTAGTTATTTAAGTTCTTCGATTAGCAACAATATCAAGCGAAAAGTCGGGAAAAACGGGCAttgttgtgctgtgtgtgttctTTTTGTGTACGTATATTCACAAGCTTGGTTTCACAAGTTCTCAAACATATTCGTGAGGAGAGTTACGTGGAAGCACGTAACTTTCTATGTTTAACATCTTATGAATCACCTACGGGGCtatgtttcattgtttataATGTAATAATGTCTTTATTTCTGCGCATCGACTAGTGGACAAATCCGTCGTCGTTTAACAATTGAGGTGCTATCGCGAATGAATCAGTTAGTGTTGAAATTCTCAAAGTCAATTTTTGTACATGAGCCAAACATTGAACATCGCTCGAATGGATCCCACCCAGATTACGGCGCTGGCGAAACTGTTGAAGGAAAGCGGTGATAAAGTCCTGAATTCTGAGTTCAAACTTACGTTATCAGGTATTGAGTTTATGCATATGATTGTACTGTTTCTATTTGATGAATCTGATCTTATTACAGGATCGCTGCTGAGGGCACTAAACGATTCTTTCAGCTTGATCGtggacaaaaatgaaattctaCCACCCCAAAGCTTCCAAGTAGTAAAACCCAACAATGCCAAATCAGACGTGTTCCGAGATTTGCAGTTTGTCTACGATTTCGTACAAAAGACAGTTATTCTAAGCTTAAACCAGTTCATCAACGATGATCCCTACGAGTCTGCCGTGGACATAAGCAAGTTCCGTAGTTTGCGATCACTAGAAGTGCAGAAGATACCAATCAATCAGATTATCGGCATGCAGCACCTCAGAGGACAACTTCAAACTCTGGCCTGCGTACGGAGCATATCTGATGTATCGGACGTATTGGTTAGCTGTGGAGGCGACAATTTAGTGGAAGGAAATCAGTGGCGTTCActgaaaagcataaattttgCTTACAACATGCTCGATTACGTCGATAGCTCGCTCGAGCTGACTCCTTGGCTCGAGTTACTCGATCTGAGTCATAATCAGCTGGTGAGCGTTTCGGCCGTACGTTGTTTGCCAAATTTACGAGTGCTCAACCTAAGCTATAATCGATTGAATCACATCCCGGTATTCCATTCGGACGCAACGCGAAAGCTTAGAGTCCTACAGCTGGCGAACAACTTCTTGGAAGATCTTGAAGGTTTATGCTTACTGTCTCACGCCTTGACAGAGCTAGACATATCGGCAAACTTTATCATAGACCACGCTGCATTATTACCGTTAAGCACCCTTTGTGCTCTGCGGTCCGTTTGTCTGTTGGATAATCCATTAGCGTGCCATCCGAAGCATCGACAGGCTACAGCTCGCTACTTGAATAGTGCCACATCCGATTACAAGTTCCTTCTTGACAACGAACCCCTATCACGTTATGAAAAAACTCTTACTGGCAATTATGATAGCTATAAAGCTATTTTGGTACCCAGCATCGTGTCTACACTGGGTATGGTCTCTAGTGGTAGGAGCACTCCCAATTCAAGTACCAGGATGGCAACCAAAGACAGAGATACCGGGATTGGTACTACTCCGGATAATATGAACCAGTCTGTTACCAGTCAGAAGAAGGTACCTATGCGTACAGCAGTGATATCAGAAAGCGATCATGTTGATCAGGATTCGAACATCGCCAATTCTCATATGGAATTAGGAAAAACGGGTAGCTCAAGGTTCAATTTCGGTGAGCGAATTTTATAGGCAGTGATGTAACTACatttaatttgaaacattaaacatcATTAATGTTTTTCAAATCTTTAATATTTCAGAGAGTAGTCGTGAACATCTGAAAACAAAAGAGGCACTTGAAAAACTTCGTGACGAACACGGGAATGAGTGGCTGCAAAACTATCCTGGGCATATGGTACGAAATCTGGTTGGTTTTAGCCCTGATCATGACAAGGAGTATGGAAGCATAGAACattaccaaccaacaaaatcTCTAACGACTCGAGAGTACATCTCAACGAGTCAGCAAGTAAACGCCACACCCGCAAAACCCAGCCCAATACAGCTAGATTCGGTGGCAACTGTTCAGCTTGAAGACGAAATTCAGATACTACCGGATCCGTCAATTGAAAATACTGCCAATTCGAATAGCAGCCTTGATCAGGATACCATGGATCCAATCGGTCTGGACGGCATATATGCCATAaggata is a window of Anopheles aquasalis chromosome 2, idAnoAquaMG_Q_19, whole genome shotgun sequence DNA encoding:
- the LOC126571573 gene encoding protein disulfide-isomerase A5, giving the protein MRLILSIFIIAVMGASCLVHSKTQKSAVIDSIIEMKELKKLFRTKTNVLILFVAGTKENTAIISSFREAAETVKGQGTLVQFDCNNSEIKKICKKLKAHPVPFVLKHFKDGDYHKDYDRQATAISIVNFMRDPTGDLPWEEDAVGSDVVHVPDAVALGKFLKKEIKPTLVMFYAPWCGFCKTLKPEFSGAATDLKGRYVLAAIDVNRPENSIIRKQYNITGFPTLLYYENGRMKHTFEGENNRAGIVAFMKNPSAPPPTKQKEQDWSSESNSEIVHLTSSNFEPALKDERSVLVMFYAPWCGHCKKMKPEYEKAAEIMKAKNIPGVLAALDATKEPSIGQQFGVKGYPTVKYFSNGDFKFDVNVREANKIIEFMQNPTEPPPPPAPEAPWEDEPSDVVHLNDETFKPFLKKKKHVLVMFYAPWCGHCKRAKPEFTRTAEHFKDDPKTELAAVDCTRYSTLCASFEVRGYPTIKYFSYLKTVREYNGDRTETDFISFLKDPDAAPKKSEKTIEPFGDFQGSNEILLLTDSNFEEVIKREPSLLIMFYAPWCGHCKNMKPEFAKAAQLLAEEKISAKVAALDCTVHTKAAERFDIRGYPTLKFFREGQFRRNYEGKRTAQDMLKFLRSGGSPTKDEL
- the LOC126571574 gene encoding 60S ribosomal protein L24, whose product is MKIGLCAFSGFKIYPGSGKTLVKADGKTHVFLNKKCERSFLMKRNPRKVKWTVLYRRKHKKGIVEEASKKRTRRTQKFQRAIVGASITDIMAKRNMKPEVRKAQREQAIKVAKDAKKAKQVEKKVKTQPNPKQQKTKATKVSQKAAPRVGGKR